Within the Dunckerocampus dactyliophorus isolate RoL2022-P2 chromosome 10, RoL_Ddac_1.1, whole genome shotgun sequence genome, the region gaaaacccacgcacacaggaggagaacatgcatcttcctgatctcctgactctgtgaccaacatgctaaccacttggtcaCCGTGTGGCCCCTTCATGCATTTTCACAAACAGAATGAAGGTTTCACAAAAATAGTGAGTGTCAGGCAAAGGTAATGTCTTacctaaaatgtttttacatcgagaagtgtcacaaaaaacaTCAATCAGTGGACAAACAGTCGCAtcgcatattaggttaattaaATCAAATCGGAGGCTGGCAAATCGGAAGCTAACGTCAGCGCCGTTGACAATCAAAAATAAATTGGTGTCATCTTAACGAGCGAACAAAGAGTCAATGTTAACATCCTTGGACCTTTTACAAGTGCATAGAGAAATTAGAATTGTTTATTGTCATCTCGTTGTGTTAGGTTAGCAGTACTTTACccacaacaacagaaatttaaaaaaattgtttgaTCTGGTCGCGTGTAATAATACTAGAATGTGTCGCAATAACCATACTAATTGactgctagccagctagcgagtTTGCTGGTCGTGTGACGTTTGAACTAAAAATGAGCTTATTTGACGTGGTAACTTTTTGTCAACAAAGACAACCTCATGTCAAATGTCGACATACTTGCCGACTTCTGAAGACAATTGTTTGTCACGTCATTCGTGACAACGACACCTGCATCCATCAGCAGCTAAAAGGACAGTTGACTCACTTCTGGTTTGCCCCCGAAAAATAAACGCGTCGGTCGCCTGGAAGGACGTTCACGTTTGCAATTTCCGCCCTACTTCAAAAGTCAGCATCacgtgacttgtttttttttcttgaactttattatattaataaaggGATATCAATAACAACGATGCATCATAAGTTATATCACACTAGGTATTCAAAGATGCTCACTGTACAAATGTGGCCATTAATTGCACAGGCAATGAATACTcttaacaagtgtaaaaagaagcaaagCCGTGTTAATAGTGTAAAATGTGTGAAGTGAAGACACACATGCTCCACTGGAATCTTACGGCTTTGAATGTGTTGTAACTTCCTAACACCTCTTGTTGAGGTTCATTCTTCTTTTGGAAGAACTGTGTTaaaccaatcaatcaatcagtgaTGATCACTACTACACACGTGACACGTTCATCATCAGGCACGTGACCATCGGACGACTCCGAGCTTTTTCTagccttattttatttttaggttctaattgtcttattaatagtatatatgtttttaattaCATGTTATTTCTTACCAGCATGATGTCACTATTCAACCTTTTGAAACCTTCCCAGTGAAAAGAGGGGTTTGCGCGTGGTCGTGACTTGTCTCAACACGTCCTCGCTCCTTcctgctttcactttcactgcTGCACTGTCACGACAAGGCCGCTAGggggcgacacacacacacacacacacacacacacacacacacacgcacacacacgcagatgGTTGAGTGGACTTTATTATGGTTATAATATAATTGCTTTGTCCTGCACGCAAGTTGAAATCGTGTTTTTTACGTCAATGTATATTTATATGGCATTAAATTATGTTATTTGATGTTTGACAccaaatgtaattaatttaatatgATGACTGGTGTCATCTCAAATGCTCATTCTCTCCCACTGTGTGCGCGCGcgagcgtgtgcgtgtgtttgtgtgtgtgtgtgtgctggggatTCTCCGAAACCGCCCACGTGGATTCACCAGTTTCACTCACTGGCTCAGCCAATGATGGCAAAGTGCGGGGGGATCCTCACCCAATCATAAGGCGGCGTGTCAATAAAGCCCATGCCTGCCTACCAGGACGTGTATAAAGGCAGAAATACCAGGAGAAACAGCACTCCTTTTCTTCTGTTCTTCCTCGAACTACTTGGATCTTACTGGACTGTGTGGCTCTTTTTGGCGGATTTAGTCAGTGCCATGACTCTGGAGGACGTCTCAGACAGCAGCGACAAGTAAGTTTAACTtctcttcttgttcttcttgtgTGCTTGCCTCTGACCGCGTGTGCACGTGCAGGATGGAGCAGGTGAGTCGCGCGCTTGAGGAGGTTCTGGTGTCGGCTCGGCTGCACGAGTGTCTCACGGTGGGTGTGTACGAGTCCGCCAAGCTCATGAACGCGTAAGTGAGTCACTCTCTCATATATACACACTGCACAGTGACTTGAACATGCTGCCCGTGCGCGCCCCAGGGACCCAGACAGCGTGCGTCTGTGCGTACTCGCGGCtgacgaggaggacgaggatGACGTCGCTCTTCAGATCCACTTCACGCTGCTCCAAGCCTTCTGTCGCGACTATGACGTCAACATCGTGCGGCTGGCGGCCGTCTCGCGCCTGGCACAGCTGATCCAAGACGACGAGAGCGAGCCTCGTGACCTGCACTGCATCCTGGTCACGGTACGTCCATTCCGTCCACGGCCTCATCTCTGGCGGTCGCGTGACGTCACAgtgcttatgtgtgtgtgtgtgtgtgtgtgtgtttcacagaGCCCACCCGTGCAGCCGCTGCAGTGCCCCGCCCTCCATGACGTCATCAGCTTCTGCGAGGACAGTCGCTGCAGGAACCAGTGGGTCCCCCTAGTTGCCCTGATGGACCGCTGAACCAGCACAATCACACCGCTGAGGGGCGGTGCCAAACAGTCCAATTCAAACCAAAAGTGAGGAGGAGCACACGCTCCACTCTGCCAGGTTCTAGAGGTCCGACCGCGATGCTTCGTGTCCTGCAGGTGGGGATGCGCTGTGACTGGACCCGGGGGTGTACGAGTGACATCACACACGGCAACATGGCGGCTGACTGACAGATCATGTGACTGCTTGATGCTAAGCTAACTGGACACGCCAAGTTAAGGTTGCCGTGGTGATGGTGATGGCAGTGGTCGAAGGACAATGTAGCGTACATATAATCTGTTACAATGCTTCCAAGTAATGGATTACATTCTTCAAACATTGatgaaatgtgaaataaaagtgGTAACGACCTGCTGTGTAAGCACCAATTCTTTTTACTCAGCTGGAACCACGGGGGCGGAGCTTAGATCCCAGCATGCAAGATAACAAGCAGCTGTCAGGAGAAAAACAAAGATCAGAAGTCATCATGAGCTAGCACAAATATCTTTGTGAAACACTTTTGAGCCAGACATGCTATCACACAGTGAGGCTGGTTATCATCGGTGTTAGCAGCGAGCCAGGCAGGTTAGCATCAGCGTTAGCACACAGCCAGACATGCTAGCACAAAGTGAGGCAGCAGCTAGCCAGACATCATGATGGCAACCAAGCTGATGATTCAACACATTAGTGTAGCAAGAGCACAtactgaaatgttatttttagacTCGCATGTCACCATAGCAACCGGCCCACACCAGCGAGCAGCGGCGAGTGTATGTGTGCACGTGACATGAGAAGATCCTGCCGTCACTGACCAAATAAGGACGCTGCGGAGAGGCGGAGGAGGAAGACTAATATGGCTCCATTGTGAGCTCACTGGAAGTCAGATGATTCTTTTGGACTACAACTCTCCTTAATCAGCGTTGTCAGtaaaatgacctggatgaatgggaatattcacaggcatattcTTAATCAGTGTACTTTTTAAGGCAGACTATGTAGTTTTTAAGAGACTGCAGATTTTAATGTAGGCTATATAGTTTAAAATGTACTTGTAAACCTAGACCATGCAATTTTTAATTTCTAACATAgactttaatttttaaaatagattacattttttatgtagtttttttccataatatatGTAATTTTTAATGTAAACAATGCAATTTTTTATGTACATCATGCAGTTTTTAACCTAGGCTATGTGgtttaaaatgtgcttttaaacaTAGACTTTCCACTGTTTAATGTAAACTACGCCATTGAGACTATGCAGTTTTTAATGTAGCCCATATAACACAGTTTTTAACAGACTACAGCATGTAAGTTTTTACGCGACTGTAGATTTTAATGCACGTTATGTAGtttaaaatgtagtttttgacgTAGACAATGCGGTTTTTCCAATGTAGTTTTAAACATACGCTGTAGTTTTTAATGTAAAAGATGCAGTTTTAACGAACTCTGCAGTTTTTAACAGACTATATCCTTTTTAACATATGCTATGTATTTTAAGGTAGTTTTTAACGTAGACTGTGTCGTTTTTAATGTGGactatttcatttttaagtcTACGTCATCTTCCAAAAGAGAGTAGTGAAGTTTTTAAGTTGAAATTCATCCAGGAGGGTGAACCCCCTTACCCCTACCCATCTGACCACACTCTTGGGCAGAGCCCCCCTCCAACATAGTGTGTGGCAAAATTTACAAATGAACTTTGGAGCAGAAAATGAATTCCATGAAAAACTCATTTAACATTTCCTTAAAAAACATGTAACGTTAGTATTAGTGTTAAAAGTGAACCTGCCACAGCGCGCGTTAGCATGCCTGACAACAACTACAGCTCGACTGTGACCCCGCCCTCCTCACTCATGAAGACCACCAAGAAGACCCTCCCCAAGGAAATGCCTAGAAAACATCATCACATCccaaaatagtcatttttccAGATCCGCACACACTCCTCCCTGTTGAGGATATCAGCCTAGTGTGCATGACGTGTTTTGGGGTCATGTTGATATGGAGGCTTTTACTTGGTTGACCTTTGACCCTGGTCAGGAAATGTCTTGGCAAATACTGGGGGGAGGGCGGTCTGTGGGGTGCAGTGGCTCGGTCTATTCCGATGCATGTTTTAGCGTGTGTAACCCTGCCAACAGCCGCCTacagcccccccaccccaagaCAGGTCATGTGATCGGGAGCTCTGAGGGctaatgctaaaatgctaacgtGCCACCTGACCACGAGTCAGCTAGAGAAACGTTTCTGTTAGTATGCTAGCACAGTTAGCATGTCATCAACACGCATGACAACACTAAGCTGCTTCGCTAGTAACACATGTTGCTAATTgaggtcaaacacacacacacacacacacacacatttacccCCTGCCGTCCTGTCTATGAGCTCTGGGCTTCGCCGGAGCAGCTGCTGCGTGTCTGAAGCGCCAGGAGCAGACACACTTTTTCCCTGGAGAACCACTAACACAACTTGTGTGGTTGTTGTTTCGCTAGGAAAAACACGTTAGCAGCACATATGGGCAAACTAACTTTGTTCACACTTAAAACAACTAGCTTTTACACTATGCTACTAACGTGTTACAATCAGCTATGCGCGGCTATGTCAACATCCAAACACAAGCTTCtaaacaataaatgtgttcattCTTGACATTCCTGGGGTGTCCACCGCTTCCTGTCTTCCCGTtaagcagcacttcctgttcctgagCTCCGTCTATTGCTTTCTCATGTTAAGTACGTTGCGTGCGGCTGCCGGATGGCGTACCTCCATAACACAGTGTTGCTTAGTAATACATTTTAAGACTCATGCTGCTGTTTGGTTTTAGCTTTACATGTCGCCAGGTCATGTGACTAACCTTTTCTTAAACACTGCTGCTAGCTTATGGGAACATATGTTATGCTCGTCATGAAAATGGATTTGTGTTTTGAGGGACGCTAAACCAGCTGTCATGAACGAGTCTCAAGCAGATTAAAATGCTCGTTATTGTTTATGTTTGCTGACCTGTGACCTTCCGCTGTCTGAGAAGGCTTTGTTGTGACTTTACCATGTGACCACATGCTAACAACAATGTAAATATGAAAGTCAGCATCATGTGACTCTATCTCTCATGATGATGCTGCTGTTTGGCTGCTCAATGGAGGCCTTGCCCCTTCCCCATATAAGGAAATGAGCCACATTAATATGCTAATGTGATAAATATACATGCTCTTCTAACACATCATCTTAGTCATCTCCACTGAACACCCCCATGACGTCATcgcactgagtgaaaacgatgtaatacacaaggcacacctacatatggcgctgtgaacagacacgcagatgTATTCGCGGGATGAGCTGGTGAGTGAGGAGCAGACCACTGACCTCTGAACTCTAAGCAGTGAGGTGTAACATCTTCACACCTGCTTTGACAGCGTGAGAATAAACATGTTACACTGACATGACAGCATGTAAGCTAACAAGTAACAAGTAGAGCGTGAGGAAGGAACCCACGCAAGCAGAAGACAACAGTATGTGAGGACGGAAGCTTCTAAAGAAAGTCTTAATATATTCTAtaccgcccccccccccatgctgGGTGGGTGAAGGAGGggtcatgttttgttttctcatgCAAAGATGGGGGATCTTCCCGCTGAGGGGTGGGGGTTCACGTGACACCTGAGCAGCTGACCTCGACTGAACACACAAATTAAGtgctcactgtgtgtgtgtgttttagtgaGGTGTGAAGTTCTCACACTGCTCCCTGCAACTtcacacctcacacacacacacacacacacacacacacacacacacagctgtctCTTTCATTATGCTAGTGTGTATTTGATAATGAAGCATGATGATGTCATGCCACACTATTCTACTGGATGTGCGGTGTCAGGGCGCCACCTGGTGAACACATTTTAGGTGTTcacctgcaaaaaaacaagcatgccATCTTAGCCATAGACGTACAGTAGATAGACTTCTCATCGAGTGGCTTTGTCCACAGCTGCGAGGCTCTGCATTAAATTGGAGTGAATGCCTCTCgcttatacattcacacacgcactaataaaCTTGACAAACTGTTAAGCAGCAAAAACAATCTGTTTGATCTTTTCAAGTTTTTGGTGCCtgactgtttcccaagtatgtTAGTGCTTGTGCGAGGCTTTAACTTCAAAttatttgtagaaaggcgctttatgaaggtaagtacatttattgtattcatttacagcgcagccttgacacatccaatatggcggcgacgttgacggacggctcagcgctcgatgcgatGACAATATATGTCTATGATATTAGCCACTTTTACCAACGGCCTGCACTGACCTCTGGCCCATAACATTAGCAGTATAATTTTGACAATGTGGTTGTGCACGTTTCCTTGGCGACCGTCATGTCATCATCACAGCATAGCAACAGAGAGATTACCATGGCAACGGAGCCAGCTGCTGCATTAAGGATTGACCGCGACGCCAGGTGTTCtacaaataagaaaagttgGACCTGTTTCATTAGATCACGTGGCGATCCGGGCGGACATCCGCTTCTGTTCAGCTGAGAACCACAACAGAACTAGAACCATCTGGAGATCAAACTCTCTTAAAAGGTTTATCTTCACGTTTATGGAACCCATGCACCGCCCTCTGACCTACATAACCTTCTCAAAGCCTTCTGTGTTGCGCAGGCCGAGCAGAAGTGAAGTCACCGTAAGGGCACAAAAATGAAGAGCGCAAGGAGCGATTGTGTTTCCAATTGACCATGAAGTTCAGTTCGAAGATGTGGACACTTTTGTCTAACATGCAACATGCGTAACTACTTTTTCATTctcattttaattttgtattgGATTTCCATTTGCTACATTAAATCAAACTTTGTGCACACCAGTGTCACACCGACCCTCGCATGCGCATCAGCAGTTCATGAATAttaacttttcaaaataatCACATATTGCCCGTCGATGGCATCACACACTCAGGTCCAAGTGGCCATGACAAAGGAAGatatttatattcattaaaCAGCTGGACTGAAAGCAGAGCAGACAAATACGTCaatcaacacacaaaaaagtccagttttaaataaaaactcaTTTAGTTTATTGTTGAATGTTGGTTGACAATTGTCACACTtgcatcaaataaaataaaactaataaaaaacacCAACCTGTGGTATAAAACACCTATGTACATTTAATAATCCAGCCCACAACCAGCCCAGTCCTGCTTCTCTTGTGATGCATTCGAGTCAGCTGGgaaatgactttaaaaacagTTTCAACGTAACATTAATCAGTGCAACATGAAGGAATGTTGGGATGTCACATCCACGTGACCGACACGCATGTCAACAGGCTTCAAAACAACAAGTTAAGTCGACAAACACTTTCACTCTCCTGAATGAAGTTTCGTTTTGGTATCAATCAGAAGGTTCTTCGTGAGGCGCTGCTCAGTAACTCATCATCAGGCAAACATCATGAAGCATCAGTATGCATGCTAAAAAACATACGGTATCAGCAACAGTAGCAAGCACGCTAATATGCATATGCAGTATTAGCCACATTAGTAAGCATGCTAATAAGCATACAGTATCAACCACATTAGCAAGCATGCTAAAGCATACAGTATTAGCCACATTAGCAAACATGCTTTGCCTTGCTGGTAAGAGATTAGTTCACATGCTAGTGAATATCTAATATTAGCTATGTCAGCAAACAAACAGACATAAGCCAGTAAACATTCAGCATTAGCATTGAACACACTAATAAACATAACATTATGCACTTGAGCAACATATTTAATAAACCAGCACTGTCAAACATGCTTACAATACTAGCCATGCAAATGCTATGATGCTAGATGATTGCACAAAGATGAGAATCGGGCCTGAGACCTTTAACTCACGGGCCACATTTTTAAACCGCTGGAAGTCCTTCCATTactgcatgtgcacacacatccagtGTGCACATTTCACGACATATACCTGTACTGGAATGTAGTGTAACATGACGGTCTTTTTGGTTTGAATAACAAAACGTGATTGTACGAGGCAATGCAGAGGAGGAAGTATGTCAAATATTGCTCAAATAtgccatcatgattgtgtaataCATGGAAAGCCAAGGAGAAAATGAAAAAGTGTAAACCAGCTGACagagcaacaataacaacaataatgataacgataatagtaatagtagtagtagtaataataataataataataataataataataataataataatagtgataaTAGTAAGGCACCACAGTCACCTGAACGCAGGCCTAACAAGGCCAGAAAAGGCCATCCCAACCAGGGCAAAGCCTAAGAAGTCCAGCAGACTAAAGCAGGATGGGGGATAAGCTTAAGGCCGCAAAAAGGGTCAAAGGTTGAAGGCAAAGTGGTCAGATAGCCGACTTAGAGAAGGACACTCTCAGGTGGTGGTGGTCTCCCAGGTCGTGGTTGTGGAACTGGATGAGGGACTCGATGGCTTGGTCCACTGAGGCCATCTGGATCAGCGCCATCTTGTGGTCCTTCCTGTGGGAGAGAGGGTTCAAATGGCAGCATGTGTCCTGATGAAACAAAGGTGGCTTGAGGACAACTTACTGAAAGAATTTGAAGGCATTGACTTTTGCCCCAGAGCTGGAGAAAAGCACCTTGAGGTCATCTTCGAGCACAGAGGGCCTGTGGGCGCACAGAGAGAGCGCAGGGGTCAAAGGTTTGATCGGCAGAGCCATGGCGGCGGCAAAGAACTCACGGGATGTTGGAGAGGTGGAGGGTGGCGGAGGGCGGGAAGATGTTGGCATAGTTTTTGGAGCCGGGCTTCTTGAAGCGGTGCAGAGGCGAACAGCTGAAGTCTTTGGTCAGGCCCTGATCCTCGTGGCCTTCACGCGGCAGCGCAACGCTGGCGTGCTTGGACGGCATGACGCGCAGAGGCTTCCCGTGCAGGCGCTGGCCATTCAGGTGATACATGGCTGCCGAGGAGGGGAGACACGTGAGTTAAGGTGTGACGGCGGAGGCGTGGTTGGGCAAAGGTGGGGCCTTACCAAGCTGGGCCTGCATGGTGTCAGCCATCTGAACCAGAGCGTTGTCCTTCTTGTTGAACAGGATTTTGACTCTCATCACATCGCCATAAACACCTGAGGACACGCCAAGCACACGCTCAAATTGCACCGACGCAATTTCAACAAGGACCAGATGCTCGCAAGAAACATACCGAAGAGGATAAATAGGCAGTGGGGCGTAACTCTCTGGAAAGGCCGCAAAGGTACACGATGGGTAAAGGAGGGAGGGGCCCAGCCGTTTGTCGTGGCAACACAAGAGACACATATGAGGAGGGGACGGATCAAGTCAACTTAACacatttgcgtgtgtgtgtgtgtactcacaTCAGGGTTGAGGTTGCTCACCAGCAGGACACAGTGTCCAGCTGGGCTAGGGTGGAATGACAGCCTGGTTGTCCCCGGGAGTGACATTGACGTCAATGTTCCGGGCAGAGCGGGAACAGTCAGTCC harbors:
- the LOC129188802 gene encoding growth arrest and DNA damage-inducible protein GADD45 beta-like, with the protein product MTLEDVSDSSDKMEQVSRALEEVLVSARLHECLTVGVYESAKLMNADPDSVRLCVLAADEEDEDDVALQIHFTLLQAFCRDYDVNIVRLAAVSRLAQLIQDDESEPRDLHCILVTSPPVQPLQCPALHDVISFCEDSRCRNQWVPLVALMDR